Proteins from a single region of Thermovirga sp.:
- a CDS encoding kinase/pyrophosphorylase — protein sequence MEAEDNRWPLSIFVVSDFTGETAEHVAKAALSQFATDAITLQRFRYINNKDRALEVLEHAESDKAMIVCTLVDHDLRRWFVGKADNQGTDVIDILGPILDMLEGRLGHAPLETPGLMRRMDEEYFRRVKAIEFAIKCDDGRCAEHLLSADVVILGVSRTSKTPLCMYLAHRGFMVGNVPLIPETEPPGEIFEISPERIFGLTVQPEKLVDIRKERLRLLGLDSEISNYAQWERVEEEIQFARGIMRKIGCRILNVTNRAIEETAQEILDFLRA from the coding sequence ATGGAGGCTGAGGATAACCGCTGGCCGTTGTCGATTTTCGTGGTCTCCGATTTTACCGGCGAAACGGCGGAGCATGTCGCGAAAGCGGCGTTGAGCCAGTTCGCCACGGATGCCATAACGCTCCAGAGGTTCCGCTACATCAACAACAAGGACAGAGCCCTGGAAGTACTCGAGCATGCCGAGAGTGATAAGGCCATGATCGTATGCACCCTTGTCGACCACGACCTGAGGCGCTGGTTTGTAGGGAAGGCAGACAACCAGGGAACGGACGTGATCGACATCCTTGGGCCGATCCTGGACATGCTAGAGGGACGGCTAGGGCATGCCCCTCTCGAGACGCCCGGTTTGATGAGGAGGATGGACGAGGAATACTTCCGAAGGGTCAAGGCCATTGAATTCGCCATCAAGTGCGATGACGGCAGGTGCGCCGAACACCTCCTGTCGGCCGACGTGGTCATCCTGGGAGTGTCGAGGACGAGCAAAACCCCGCTATGCATGTACCTAGCCCATCGTGGCTTCATGGTGGGCAATGTACCCCTCATACCCGAAACGGAGCCCCCCGGGGAGATCTTCGAGATCTCGCCCGAGAGGATATTCGGCTTGACGGTCCAGCCGGAGAAGCTCGTGGACATCAGGAAGGAAAGACTGCGCCTTCTTGGCCTAGATTCGGAGATCTCCAACTATGCCCAGTGGGAGAGAGTGGAAGAGGAAATCCAGTTTGCCAGGGGCATCATGCGAAAGATAGGTTGTCGTATCCTCAACGTCACAAACAGGGCCATCGAGGAGACAGCCCAGGAAATTCTTGATTTCCTGAGAGCGTGA
- a CDS encoding pyruvate, phosphate dikinase translates to MTGTGNEKKRHVFHFTEGSAEKKSLLGGKGANLAEMLKIGLPVPPGFTISTEACLGYLKKGEHFLDEIWDEIQDAMIDLEKEAGKTFGGIENPLLVSVRSGAAVSMPGMMDTILNLGLNAESVKALIAETGDERFALDSYRRFIQMFSNVVLGLEGEVFENVLRQVKKDLGVSYDFEINPSAWKGVISRFLRIVEQETSEPFPDDPWVQLKKSVEAVFLSWKNPRAITYRRINRIPDDLGTAVNVMTMVFGNLGEDCGTGVCFTRNPSTGEKKLYGEFLVNAQGEDVVAGIRTPNPIDEFGSRLPGADRELHRIADLLEKHYKDVQDIEFTVERGKLYMLQTRNAKRTAQAAVKTAVDMHAEGLIDAATAVSRVTPDQVEQLLHKQIDPGAAFDVAAKGLPASPGAAVGIAIFDADEAEKVAQSGQSVILVRPETTPDDIHGLYAAQGVLTSRGGMTSHAAVVARGLGKPCVSGCESVVIDAVKGFMTVGGKTLKKGETLTIDGSKGQVIFGEVPLVQPSFTDDFRELLDAADSISVLEVWANADTPDDAQRARSFGARGIGLCRTEHMFMASGRLPVMHEMILARDRQSRVRALEVLKNMQKEDFRGIFRAMEGLPVTIRLLDPPLHEFLPKEHELRDTIASIKTDSEASPEDLMHAETVLARVLSLQENNPMLGFRGCRLGLVYPEIYEMQIAAIIEAAGELKKEGVDVRPDIMMPLVGTREEMKRLLSMVKDIAGRVIALLGIEDLHYLVGTMIEVPRAALVAGDIAEFAEFFSFGTNDLTQTTFGYSRDDAEGKFLAQYVN, encoded by the coding sequence ATGACAGGAACCGGGAATGAAAAGAAAAGACATGTTTTTCATTTCACCGAGGGCAGTGCCGAAAAGAAATCGCTTCTGGGCGGCAAGGGGGCCAACCTGGCGGAGATGTTGAAGATCGGCCTCCCCGTTCCCCCTGGCTTTACCATTTCCACCGAAGCTTGCCTCGGTTACCTCAAAAAAGGCGAACACTTCCTGGACGAGATCTGGGATGAGATTCAGGACGCCATGATCGATCTCGAGAAGGAGGCTGGCAAGACCTTTGGTGGGATAGAGAATCCGCTCCTGGTCTCGGTCCGTTCGGGGGCAGCGGTCTCCATGCCGGGCATGATGGATACCATTTTGAACCTTGGTCTCAACGCAGAGTCTGTAAAGGCCCTTATCGCAGAGACGGGTGACGAGAGGTTCGCCCTCGACAGTTATAGAAGATTCATCCAGATGTTTTCCAACGTGGTGCTGGGCCTGGAAGGGGAGGTCTTCGAGAACGTGCTACGCCAAGTTAAAAAGGACCTCGGGGTAAGCTATGATTTCGAGATCAACCCATCCGCTTGGAAAGGCGTTATTTCCAGGTTCCTCAGGATAGTGGAGCAGGAGACAAGCGAACCCTTTCCTGACGATCCGTGGGTCCAGCTCAAGAAGTCCGTCGAGGCGGTCTTCCTCAGTTGGAAGAACCCCAGGGCCATCACCTACAGGAGGATCAACAGAATCCCCGATGACCTGGGAACGGCCGTCAACGTCATGACCATGGTTTTCGGAAACCTTGGAGAGGACTGTGGAACCGGTGTCTGCTTCACCCGGAACCCCTCAACAGGGGAGAAAAAACTCTACGGGGAGTTTCTCGTGAACGCCCAGGGCGAAGACGTCGTGGCTGGCATAAGGACTCCGAACCCCATTGACGAGTTCGGCTCCAGGCTTCCCGGGGCGGACCGTGAACTCCACCGGATCGCGGATTTACTGGAAAAGCACTATAAGGATGTCCAGGACATCGAGTTCACCGTGGAGCGGGGCAAACTTTACATGCTGCAGACAAGGAATGCCAAACGTACCGCTCAGGCCGCAGTGAAAACCGCCGTGGACATGCATGCCGAAGGGCTCATCGATGCGGCCACCGCCGTGTCCAGGGTAACCCCTGACCAGGTTGAGCAGCTTCTTCACAAGCAGATTGACCCCGGGGCCGCCTTCGACGTTGCCGCCAAGGGGCTTCCAGCCTCACCGGGAGCGGCGGTAGGTATAGCCATTTTCGATGCCGATGAAGCCGAGAAGGTGGCCCAGTCGGGGCAGTCCGTTATCCTGGTAAGACCTGAGACTACCCCCGATGATATCCATGGGCTTTATGCCGCCCAGGGAGTACTTACAAGCAGGGGCGGGATGACGAGCCACGCCGCCGTTGTCGCTAGGGGGCTGGGTAAACCCTGTGTTTCCGGCTGCGAATCGGTCGTCATCGACGCCGTGAAGGGCTTCATGACCGTTGGTGGAAAGACCTTGAAGAAGGGCGAGACTCTTACCATCGATGGGTCAAAGGGGCAGGTGATCTTCGGTGAGGTTCCCCTGGTCCAGCCATCCTTCACCGACGATTTCAGAGAACTGCTCGATGCCGCTGATTCGATATCGGTCCTCGAGGTCTGGGCGAACGCCGATACCCCCGACGACGCGCAAAGGGCCAGGTCCTTTGGTGCCAGGGGTATAGGCCTCTGTAGGACGGAACACATGTTCATGGCCTCAGGAAGGCTCCCCGTCATGCACGAGATGATTCTCGCCAGGGACAGGCAGTCCCGGGTGAGGGCGCTTGAGGTCCTCAAGAACATGCAGAAGGAGGACTTCCGGGGGATATTCAGGGCCATGGAAGGACTTCCGGTGACCATCAGGCTGCTCGACCCTCCTCTCCACGAATTCCTTCCCAAGGAGCACGAACTCAGAGACACCATTGCTTCCATCAAGACCGACAGCGAGGCTTCGCCGGAGGACCTGATGCACGCGGAAACGGTTCTGGCCAGGGTCCTGTCGCTCCAGGAGAACAACCCCATGCTCGGGTTCAGGGGCTGCCGGCTGGGGCTCGTCTATCCCGAGATCTACGAGATGCAGATCGCCGCAATAATAGAGGCGGCCGGTGAACTCAAGAAAGAGGGCGTAGATGTCAGACCCGATATAATGATGCCGTTGGTGGGCACGCGGGAAGAGATGAAGAGACTCCTGTCAATGGTAAAAGACATCGCGGGGAGGGTCATTGCGCTGCTTGGAATTGAAGACCTGCACTACCTGGTCGGAACCATGATCGAGGTTCCCAGAGCCGCCCTAGTCGCGGGGGACATCGCCGAATTCGCCGAATTCTTCAGCTTCGGGACCAACGACCTCACCCAGACGACCTTCGGTTATTCCAGGGACGACGCGGAGGGCAAGTTCCTGGCCCAGTACGTCAATGA